A single Anopheles funestus chromosome 2RL, idAnoFuneDA-416_04, whole genome shotgun sequence DNA region contains:
- the LOC125761701 gene encoding uncharacterized protein LOC125761701 gives MNSKMLHIIIGFIVIVQRAAGDDLGLLSSTLRAFRTICCDDELLNLSCPIGTSISVELVQYGAKESNETLQCAYSEVDSSYYVPEPTSPALSTIDFSVAVQVNATPITPTVSTVGTELVLNDTLATVERPKDKCTPLYVLQYSILQTVVEACQKKRRCRIQATPKNFATAPCPGIHRMVEVNHKCRPFEFRSLISCEKDIVRLTCGQYTRIAIYSATYGRTAYESSHCTQTAASKEQTCLSEHTSLTLTEICQGRRKCTVAVESSTFGNPCPENIRVYLKVIYACVSRNVFRERYITPLEDDELDERPYESNELYDEELTPAPNQIEGSAVGKGAGSNHNKYSGSGESAVKAENIVTFNKDAGDSSDGSSGQPSLLDDGHLLIVGVAVLFFCFVCVSFGALLAYKMKLFRPSNNRCIKASESSDSHSTPSSYRAPSEDFDLVECMPDTNAMTEKAAEQPPPPQTFVQPVTASAPVTAIPTSTMLPAFKFAEPRGSLSQISTTMFILPNYLMAGPLPGTLSNRRPKDAGSPLPPGDNLTITLATDIPGSSNTTVTGRMESSPSPAYYSQHLQPHQQHHVPYGVSASCGQCTALGWQPAAGGVGGGPIYGGKLLAVENAATNKTSHPYHRNQSLKPSAGEPEGCTDVGGPGESGGTSGGMVGSGATLTQSHPFLWLGLKIGLM, from the exons ATGAATAGCAAAATGTTGCACATTATCATTGGATTTATCGTCATCGTTCAACGAGCTGCTGGAGATGATTTAG GGCTTCTTTCCAGCACTCTGCGTGCGTTTCGAACGATTTGCTGCGACGACGAGCTGCTGAATCTGTCATGCCCCATCGGTACCAGCATCTCTGTAGAGCTCGTCCAGTATGGTGCCAAAG AAAGTAACGAAACGCTTCAATGCGCGTACAGCGAAGTGGACAGTAGCTATTACGTTCCCGAACCCACCTCACCCGCCCTTAGTACGATTGACTTCTCGGTAGCTGTCCAAGTCAACGCAACTCCCATTACGCCCACGGTATCGACGGTTGGTACCGAGCTGGTCCTGAACGATACGCTTGCCACGGTGGAACGACCGAAAGACAAATGTACTCCGTTGTATGTGCTCCAG TACTCGATCCTGCAGACCGTCGTTGAAGCGTGCCAGAAGAAACGTCGCTGTCGGATACAGGCCACACCGAAGAACTTCGCTACAGCCCCCTGCCCTGGTATACATCGTATGGTGGAGGTCAATCACAAATGTCGCCCAT TCGAATTCCGCAGCCTGATATCGTGCGAAAAGGACATCGTAAGGTTGACGTGTGGTCAGTACACCCGTATAGCGATTTACAGTGCCACCTACGGTCGAACCGCGTACGAAAGTTCGCACTGTACACAGACGGCCGCCTCAAAAGAACAAA CATGCCTTTCGGAGCACACCAGTCTCACGTTGACAGAAATCTGCCAAGGCCGGCGAAAGTGCACAGTTGCGGTAGAAAGTTCGACATTTGGCAACCCTTGCCCGGAAAACATCAGGGTCTACCTGAAAGTAATCTACGCTTGTG TGTCGAGGAATGTGTTCCGGGAACGGTACATCACACCGCTCGAGGATGACGAGCTGGACGAGCGTCCGTACGAGTCGAACGAGCTGTACGACGAGGAATTGACACCGGCTCCGAACCAGATAGAGGGTTCCGCTGTCGGCAAGGGTGCTGGTAGCAACCACAACAAGTACTCCGGTAGCGGCGAATCAGCGGTCAAGGCGGAAAATATAGTCACGTTCAACAAAGACG CCGGCGACAGCTCGGATGGTAGCAGTGGCCAGCCATCACTGCTCGATGATGGACACCTGCTGATCGTCGGTGTCGCGGTACTGTTCTTCTGCTTTGTCTGCGTTTCATTCGGAGCGCTGCTAGCATACAAGATGAAGCTGTTCCGGCCGAGCAATAATCGGTGCATCAAGGCATCCGAGTCAAGCGACAGCCATTCGACACCATCCAGTTACCGGGCACCGAGCGAGGACTTCGATCTGGTTGAATGCATGCCAGATACGAATGCGATGACGGAAAAGGCAGCTGAG CAACCACCGCCACCGCAAACGTTTGTGCAACCGGTCACCGCATCCGCACCAGTTACGGCCATCCCTACCAGCACCATGCTGCCGGCGTTCAAGTTCGCCGAGCCGCGTGGAAGCCTGTCGCAGATATCGACCACCATGTTCATCCTGCCGAACTACCTAATGGCGGGCCCACTGCCCGGCACACTCTCCAACCGACGGCCCAAGGATGCCGGTTCGCCGCTACCACCGGGTGACAATCTCACCATCACACTCGCAACCGACATCccgggcagcagcaacacaacCGTGACGGGCCGGATGGAGTCGTCGCCCAGCCCGGCATACTATTCGCAACATCTGCAgccccatcagcagcatcacGTGCCGTACGGTGTGAGCGCCTCCTGCGGCCAATGTACGGCGCTCGGGTGGCAACCGGCAGCCGGTGGTGTTGGCGGTGGCCCGATCTATGGTGGAAAACTGCTGGCAGTGGAAAATGCTGCCACGAACAAAACGTCACACCCGTATCATCGCAATCAATCATTAAAACCGTCTGCCGGTGAGCCGGAAGGCTGCACGGACGTGGGTGGACCGGGCGAGAGCGGTGGCACATCGGGTGGGATGGTGGGATCGGGGGCCACCCTAACACAGTCGCATCCTTTTTTATGGCTGGGCTTGAAA